The Streptomyces phaeolivaceus genome has a window encoding:
- a CDS encoding amino acid ABC transporter permease has translation MFDFLSNYNDPTFLGAFWMTVKLTVFSAIGSLIWGTLLAAMRVSPVPLMRGFGAVYVNVVRNIPLTVIIVFTSLGLADIFRVTMGAGGDVKLQAFRLAILGFVAYTAAFVCEALRSGINTVPVGQAEAARAIGLSFTQVLGLIVLPQAFRAVIGPLANVLIALTKNTTVAAAIGVAEAAYLMKGMIEKEAQTLLIGAIFAFGFVVLTLPTGLILGWLSKRLAVKR, from the coding sequence CCCAACCTTTCTGGGTGCGTTCTGGATGACGGTCAAGCTCACCGTCTTCTCAGCCATCGGCTCTCTGATCTGGGGAACCCTGCTGGCCGCCATGCGCGTCAGCCCCGTGCCCCTGATGCGCGGCTTCGGCGCCGTCTATGTGAACGTCGTGCGGAACATCCCGCTGACCGTCATCATCGTCTTCACCTCGCTCGGCCTCGCCGACATCTTCCGGGTGACGATGGGCGCCGGCGGCGACGTCAAGCTCCAGGCCTTCCGACTCGCCATTCTCGGTTTCGTGGCCTACACCGCCGCATTCGTCTGCGAGGCGCTGCGGTCCGGCATCAACACCGTCCCCGTCGGCCAGGCCGAGGCGGCCCGCGCCATCGGGCTGAGCTTCACCCAGGTTCTCGGCCTCATCGTGCTGCCGCAGGCGTTCCGCGCGGTCATCGGCCCGCTGGCCAACGTCCTGATCGCGCTCACGAAGAACACGACCGTGGCCGCCGCGATCGGTGTGGCTGAGGCTGCCTACCTGATGAAGGGCATGATCGAGAAGGAGGCGCAGACGCTGCTCATCGGCGCGATCTTCGCCTTCGGGTTCGTGGTACTGACTCTGCCCACCGGCCTGATCCTCGGCTGGCTGAGCAAGCGACTGGCGGTGAAGCGATGA